In one window of Methanoculleus thermophilus DNA:
- a CDS encoding adenylyltransferase/cytidyltransferase family protein, which produces MTRVVATGTFDILHPGHLYYLEESRNLGDELYVIVARDVNVKHKPRPILPEEQRLRMVRALRPVDHALLGDLDDMFRPIEEIRPDIITLGFNQHFNEEDLRQKLRDRGLDIDVVRIPGYPGPLASSSKIVEHILKTRGPHRLVGRAGEGE; this is translated from the coding sequence ATGACCCGCGTGGTCGCGACGGGAACGTTCGATATCCTCCACCCCGGGCACCTCTACTACCTGGAAGAGTCCCGGAACCTCGGTGACGAACTCTATGTGATCGTGGCCCGGGACGTGAACGTGAAGCACAAACCAAGGCCCATCCTCCCGGAGGAGCAGAGGCTCCGGATGGTCCGGGCTCTGCGTCCGGTCGACCACGCGCTTCTCGGCGACCTGGATGATATGTTCAGGCCGATCGAGGAGATCCGGCCCGATATCATCACGCTCGGGTTCAACCAGCACTTCAACGAGGAGGACCTCCGCCAAAAACTCCGCGATCGCGGGCTTGATATTGACGTCGTCAGGATCCCCGGATATCCCGGCCCGCTTGCCAGTTCATCGAAGATCGTCGAGCATATCTTGAAGACCCGGGGTCCCCACCGTCTCGTTGGCCGTGCCGGAGAGGGGGAGTGA
- a CDS encoding small multi-drug export protein, whose translation MQQTDEWGGDGTSSWLKVSFPFLLCGFYLAAVWFVLPPEQWLLLFGAMVAYIVPPLGRETIIPACILLGIPWWLTAFTLAFLDFAGGLFMAWNFPLLLRIPRLGPWVRRFMEAGRTFLDRRPWLERLYFVGLIAFVALPFDGSGSIVGSIIGRMLGMTKAEVLSCITIGGIIGSFSIALGIDYVTHLIPAEAGLWISVIILLVIGTALAVAYRAHSWRKESNA comes from the coding sequence ATGCAGCAGACGGATGAATGGGGCGGCGACGGAACCAGCAGCTGGCTGAAGGTCTCGTTCCCGTTCCTGCTCTGCGGGTTTTATCTTGCTGCTGTATGGTTCGTCCTGCCCCCGGAACAGTGGCTCCTCCTCTTCGGGGCGATGGTCGCCTACATCGTCCCGCCGCTTGGCCGGGAGACGATCATCCCGGCCTGCATCCTTCTCGGGATTCCCTGGTGGCTGACTGCGTTCACCCTGGCGTTCCTCGATTTCGCCGGCGGGCTATTTATGGCCTGGAACTTCCCGCTGCTCCTGCGGATCCCCCGTCTAGGTCCCTGGGTCCGGCGGTTCATGGAGGCCGGCAGGACCTTCCTCGACCGGCGGCCGTGGCTTGAGCGGCTCTACTTCGTCGGCCTCATTGCTTTTGTGGCCCTCCCCTTTGACGGGTCGGGGAGCATCGTCGGTTCCATCATCGGAAGAATGCTCGGGATGACAAAGGCCGAGGTCCTCTCCTGCATCACCATCGGCGGCATCATCGGCAGTTTCTCGATCGCTCTCGGCATCGACTACGTCACCCACCTCATCCCGGCTGAGGCCGGGCTCTGGATCTCGGTCATAATTCTCCTCGTGATCGGCACCGCTCTCGCTGTGGCGTACCGGGCCCATTCCTGGAGAAAGGAGTCGAATGCCTGA